Proteins found in one Planctomycetota bacterium genomic segment:
- the rpmB gene encoding 50S ribosomal protein L28, with the protein MAPAPAQPFRRDRRADPLRRLAPGRLGLRKSADSLCFLAGFPVPYPFRTGWVTVARSCEVCGKGFSMGNTVTIRGKAKYLGGVGTKVTGISRRKFKPNLQRLRVTVGQGTSTSVLACTQCIRSGRVTKLVRHKPFRLPTVETPKTVAEDVVPSGPRARP; encoded by the coding sequence ATGGCGCCAGCCCCCGCGCAACCCTTCCGGCGGGACAGACGGGCCGATCCCCTCCGACGCCTGGCCCCCGGGCGACTCGGCTTGCGGAAATCGGCCGATTCACTATGCTTTTTGGCTGGTTTTCCGGTTCCGTACCCGTTTCGAACAGGCTGGGTCACCGTGGCACGTTCCTGCGAAGTCTGCGGCAAGGGGTTCTCGATGGGGAACACCGTCACGATCCGCGGCAAGGCGAAGTACCTGGGCGGGGTGGGTACGAAGGTGACCGGGATTTCGCGCCGCAAATTCAAGCCCAACCTCCAGCGGCTCCGGGTCACGGTCGGGCAGGGGACGAGCACGTCGGTCCTCGCGTGCACGCAGTGCATCCGCTCGGGCCGGGTGACGAAGCTCGTTCGCCACAAGCCGTTTCGCCTGCCCACCGTCGAGACGCCCAAGACCGTGGCGGAGGACGTCGTTCCGTCGGGTCCCCGCGCACGGCCCTGA
- a CDS encoding TraR/DksA family transcriptional regulator, with amino-acid sequence MKAAEMKPFRQSLEAIRARLRGDVNTMADAALRKNRAEASGDLSTMPIHMADLGSDAYEQEFTLSLMASEEDTLELVEAALERIRAKTYGQCEECGGVIAKKRLEALPFAPTCIRCAERLESGGSPRLPR; translated from the coding sequence ATGAAAGCGGCCGAAATGAAGCCGTTTCGCCAGTCGCTCGAGGCGATTCGGGCCCGCCTTCGGGGGGATGTCAACACGATGGCCGATGCCGCGTTGCGGAAGAATCGCGCCGAGGCCAGCGGCGACCTGTCGACGATGCCGATCCACATGGCGGATCTGGGAAGCGACGCGTACGAGCAGGAGTTCACGCTCAGCTTGATGGCGTCGGAGGAAGACACCCTCGAATTGGTCGAAGCCGCGCTCGAGCGGATCCGGGCCAAGACATACGGCCAGTGTGAGGAGTGCGGGGGCGTGATCGCCAAGAAACGCCTTGAAGCCCTCCCATTCGCGCCGACGTGCATCCGCTGCGCGGAACGGCTCGAGTCGGGCGGGAGTCCGCGGCTGCCGCGGTGA
- the thrC gene encoding threonine synthase, protein MSVLARTDLAFQRCIDPACAATYSVDEVLTACPACGNLLDVAYDWDRLRPPGSFEVFERKWLQRGDPLAVSGVWRFHELLPFAPRETLVTVGEGQTLLSVSDPVGAFVGLRPGRLHLQYEGLNPSGSFKDNGMAAAFSHARLIGARRAACASTGNTSASLALYCAVTRLMRGIIFIGSGKISYGKLSQALDYGALTIQIAGDFDDAMARVKEVAGKLGIYLVNSVNPFRLEGQKTIMFRVLESLGWDVPEWIVVPGGNLGNSSAFGKAFAELHALGLIDRIPRLAVINAAGANTLYELYERRGLRWLGGRADLAPACHYYDELDRDKKRADTIASAIEINRPVNLNKCLRALETCDGVVRQVSEQEILDAKAQVGAGGFGCEPASAASVAGARQLVAEGVIGRDERVVCILTGHQLKDPTATVAYHTTDQKLFNDTLGSRGVSRASFANRSVSVGNRIDEIVQAIDLYG, encoded by the coding sequence GTGTCCGTTCTCGCCCGCACCGACCTCGCCTTCCAGCGGTGCATCGATCCCGCCTGCGCCGCGACGTATTCCGTCGACGAGGTGCTCACGGCTTGCCCGGCGTGCGGCAACCTCCTCGACGTCGCCTACGACTGGGATCGCCTCCGGCCGCCGGGGTCGTTCGAGGTCTTCGAACGGAAGTGGCTGCAGCGCGGCGACCCACTGGCGGTGAGCGGCGTGTGGCGGTTTCACGAACTGCTGCCGTTCGCCCCGCGCGAAACGCTGGTCACGGTCGGCGAGGGCCAGACGCTGCTTTCGGTGTCCGACCCGGTCGGGGCGTTCGTCGGGCTCCGGCCCGGCCGCCTCCATCTGCAGTACGAGGGCCTCAATCCGTCGGGGTCGTTCAAGGACAACGGCATGGCGGCGGCCTTTTCCCATGCCCGGCTGATCGGCGCCCGCCGCGCCGCCTGTGCCTCGACCGGCAACACCAGCGCGTCGCTGGCGCTGTATTGCGCCGTGACCCGGCTGATGCGCGGGATCATCTTCATCGGCTCGGGGAAGATCTCCTACGGCAAGCTCTCGCAGGCGCTCGACTACGGCGCGCTGACGATCCAGATCGCCGGCGACTTCGACGACGCCATGGCACGCGTCAAGGAGGTGGCGGGGAAGCTGGGGATCTACCTGGTCAACAGCGTCAACCCGTTCCGGCTCGAGGGCCAGAAGACGATCATGTTCCGCGTCCTCGAGTCGCTCGGCTGGGACGTGCCGGAGTGGATCGTCGTGCCCGGGGGCAACCTCGGCAACTCCAGCGCCTTCGGCAAGGCGTTCGCCGAGCTGCACGCCCTCGGCCTCATCGACCGGATCCCGCGGCTGGCGGTGATCAACGCCGCCGGCGCCAATACGCTCTACGAGCTCTACGAGCGGCGCGGGCTGCGCTGGCTCGGGGGGCGTGCCGACCTCGCCCCCGCCTGCCACTACTACGACGAGCTCGACCGCGACAAGAAGCGCGCCGACACCATCGCCAGCGCGATCGAGATCAACCGCCCCGTCAACCTCAACAAGTGCCTCCGGGCGCTCGAGACCTGCGACGGCGTCGTCCGTCAGGTGAGCGAACAGGAGATTCTCGACGCCAAGGCGCAGGTCGGCGCCGGGGGCTTCGGCTGCGAGCCGGCCAGCGCTGCCAGCGTCGCCGGGGCCCGGCAACTCGTCGCGGAGGGGGTGATCGGCCGCGACGAGCGCGTGGTCTGCATCCTCACCGGCCACCAGCTCAAGGACCCGACGGCCACGGTCGCCTACCACACCACCGACCAGAAACTGTTCAACGACACGCTCGGCAGCCGCGGCGTCAGCCGGGCCAGCTTCGCCAACCGGTCGGTGAGCGTGGGCAATCGGATCGACGAGATCGTCCAGGCGATCGACCTCTACGGCTGA
- a CDS encoding signal peptidase II gives MASHRKMWLVFMLLALGAAALDLITKQWLFSVLGMPGKHPGIVVVPGILSLEMNLNEGALFGIGQGFGMVFAAISVVAIGGIVTMVSRPATRGDPRLLGALGLITGGIIGNLYDRLGLAGLSWEEPASRAGTPVIAVRDWIHFRLDGVIDWPVFNLADAWLVIGATALIAISLRPARGPRLDPTTDENRAEDPEDGRPVQEATRASAATAGGTQ, from the coding sequence ATGGCAAGTCATCGAAAAATGTGGCTGGTGTTCATGCTGCTGGCGCTTGGGGCCGCCGCACTCGATCTGATCACCAAGCAGTGGCTGTTTTCCGTCCTGGGGATGCCGGGAAAACATCCCGGCATCGTCGTCGTTCCTGGAATCCTCTCGCTCGAGATGAATCTCAACGAAGGGGCATTGTTCGGCATCGGTCAGGGGTTCGGCATGGTGTTCGCGGCGATCTCGGTCGTCGCGATCGGCGGGATCGTGACGATGGTGTCGCGCCCCGCGACGCGCGGCGATCCGCGCCTCCTCGGCGCCCTCGGGCTGATCACCGGCGGCATCATCGGCAACCTGTACGATCGGCTCGGGCTGGCGGGACTTTCCTGGGAAGAGCCTGCCTCGCGCGCGGGAACCCCGGTGATCGCCGTCCGGGATTGGATCCACTTTCGACTCGACGGCGTGATCGACTGGCCGGTGTTCAACCTCGCCGATGCGTGGCTGGTGATCGGTGCCACCGCGCTGATCGCGATCTCGCTGCGGCCCGCGCGGGGCCCGCGCCTCGATCCGACGACCGACGAAAATCGGGCGGAAGATCCCGAGGACGGCCGCCCCGTGCAGGAGGCGACGCGGGCGTCTGCGGCGACCGCCGGCGGAACGCAATGA
- a CDS encoding inositol monophosphatase: MTIADERSARAGDGRSAARASDPDVAARLDTALDAVRASTAATLAWFRNPDLGVEVKADNSPVTIADRAAEEVLRGHLLRAWPDDGFLGEESGAAVGRSGFEWIVDPIDGTKSFIRGVPLWATLVGCRRGGQGVLGVIAIPALDEAVYAARGGGAWHVERGGVATPARVSRRGVLATALVTTSDFTSFGKRRDEAAGRASRGALEQACQVARTWGDGYGYLLVATGRAEVMVDPVMNPWDAAAVEPVIAEAGGRFTDWLGEPRIDGGDGVATNGLVHDAVLALLADRPGPGR, encoded by the coding sequence ATGACGATAGCCGACGAGCGCAGCGCCCGGGCCGGAGATGGCCGTTCCGCAGCACGGGCGTCGGATCCCGACGTGGCGGCGCGCCTCGACACCGCCCTCGATGCGGTCCGGGCGAGCACGGCAGCGACGCTCGCCTGGTTCCGTAATCCCGATCTCGGCGTCGAGGTCAAGGCGGACAACTCGCCGGTGACGATCGCCGATCGCGCCGCCGAGGAGGTGCTCCGTGGGCACCTGCTGCGGGCGTGGCCCGACGACGGATTCCTCGGCGAAGAGTCGGGCGCGGCGGTCGGCCGCAGCGGCTTCGAGTGGATCGTCGACCCGATCGACGGCACGAAGTCGTTCATCCGCGGCGTGCCGCTGTGGGCGACGCTGGTCGGCTGCCGGCGCGGAGGGCAGGGGGTGCTGGGGGTGATCGCGATCCCGGCCCTCGACGAAGCGGTCTATGCGGCCCGTGGCGGCGGAGCCTGGCATGTCGAGCGCGGCGGCGTCGCGACCCCCGCCCGGGTGTCACGGCGCGGCGTGCTGGCGACGGCGCTGGTCACCACCAGCGACTTCACCTCGTTCGGGAAGCGCCGGGACGAGGCTGCCGGTCGGGCTTCCCGCGGGGCCCTCGAACAGGCCTGCCAGGTGGCGCGCACCTGGGGCGATGGCTACGGCTACCTCTTGGTCGCCACGGGCCGCGCGGAGGTGATGGTCGATCCGGTGATGAACCCCTGGGATGCGGCGGCCGTTGAACCGGTGATTGCCGAGGCCGGGGGGCGGTTCACCGACTGGTTGGGCGAGCCCCGCATCGACGGAGGCGATGGCGTAGCCACCAACGGCCTCGTCCACGATGCAGTCCTCGCCCTGCTTGCCGACCGGCCGGGCCCGGGCCGCTGA